In Vibrio diazotrophicus, the following proteins share a genomic window:
- a CDS encoding YihD family protein, whose translation MKCHRIEELLELLEPEWQKDSECNLLQFIVKLAGEAGYKGQLEELTDDVLIYHLKMRNSAKDEVIPGLKKDYEDDFKTALLRARGVIKD comes from the coding sequence ATGAAGTGTCACCGTATTGAAGAATTGCTGGAGTTACTTGAGCCTGAATGGCAAAAAGATTCTGAATGCAACTTACTACAATTCATCGTGAAATTAGCAGGCGAAGCGGGTTACAAAGGTCAGTTGGAAGAACTCACTGACGATGTTCTCATTTATCACCTTAAAATGCGTAACAGCGCTAAAGATGAAGTCATTCCCGGATTGAAGAAAGATTACGAAGATGATTTTAAAACCGCACTGCTTCGTGCTCGTGGTGTCATCAAAGATTAA
- a CDS encoding sporulation protein, translating into MSFLKKTLASFGIGSAKVDSVLQQEVLYPGQSVKFTVHVYGGSSAQDIDNIELKLCCRYVEEVFEDSSKQQGSRKRKEHRTYVLADWSLPYSFTIQPGETRDFDVEMDVPWNTPVTIGDAKVWLETGLDIAMALDPTDKDILTVRPDPLMDGIFSELEEHGLRLRQVECEAAKGFALPFVQEFEFVPTTGPFHGRWRELEIVAYRDKDSLQMWFEIDRYQRGATGMLASLLGLGELKRQMTITSGESPQAAGTRVLEYLDSHS; encoded by the coding sequence ATGTCGTTTCTCAAGAAAACCCTCGCAAGTTTTGGAATAGGTTCCGCAAAGGTGGATTCCGTTCTTCAACAAGAAGTACTTTATCCTGGCCAATCGGTGAAATTTACCGTCCATGTTTATGGCGGTTCGAGTGCGCAGGATATTGATAATATTGAATTAAAACTTTGCTGCCGCTATGTAGAAGAAGTATTCGAAGACAGTTCCAAACAGCAAGGTTCACGTAAGCGTAAAGAACATCGCACTTACGTTCTAGCGGATTGGTCGCTCCCGTATTCATTTACTATTCAGCCTGGCGAGACGCGCGATTTTGATGTTGAGATGGATGTGCCTTGGAACACCCCGGTGACTATTGGCGATGCCAAAGTTTGGTTGGAGACTGGTCTCGATATTGCGATGGCGCTTGATCCGACCGATAAAGATATTTTGACCGTTCGGCCTGATCCTTTGATGGATGGTATTTTTTCTGAGTTGGAAGAACACGGGTTGCGCTTACGCCAAGTTGAGTGTGAAGCTGCAAAAGGCTTTGCACTGCCATTTGTGCAAGAGTTCGAGTTTGTTCCGACCACTGGGCCTTTTCATGGTCGCTGGCGTGAGTTAGAAATTGTGGCTTACCGCGACAAGGACTCTTTGCAAATGTGGTTTGAAATTGATCGCTACCAAAGAGGGGCGACAGGCATGCTGGCGAGTCTTTTGGGTTTAGGAGAACTAAAACGTCAAATGACGATTACTAGCGGTGAATCACCACAAGCTGCTGGGACAAGAGTTCTTGAATATCTGGATTCTCACTCATAG
- the trhA gene encoding PAQR family membrane homeostasis protein TrhA → MSVSEYSVKEEIANAISHGIGLILGIVGLVLLLVKAVNHSADALTIASMSVYGGSMIALFLASTLYHAVPHQRAKHWLKIFDHCAIYLLIAGSYTPFLLVGLRTPLAFGLMIVIWSIALLGIVMKIAFVYRFKRFSLFSYLAMGWLSLVVIYQLALNLDVGGLTLLAAGGVVYSLGVIFYVAKRIPYNHAIWHGFVLAGCACHFLAIYLYVNPI, encoded by the coding sequence ATGTCAGTGAGTGAATACAGTGTGAAAGAAGAAATAGCCAATGCGATTAGTCATGGTATTGGCTTGATATTAGGTATTGTTGGCTTGGTTTTATTGCTGGTAAAAGCGGTAAACCATAGTGCAGATGCCCTGACTATTGCCAGCATGAGCGTATATGGTGGCAGCATGATCGCACTGTTTCTTGCTTCGACACTTTACCACGCCGTTCCTCATCAAAGAGCGAAACATTGGTTAAAAATCTTCGACCACTGTGCCATTTACTTATTGATCGCGGGTAGCTATACCCCTTTCCTGCTCGTTGGCTTACGCACTCCGCTTGCTTTTGGTTTGATGATAGTGATCTGGTCGATTGCTCTGTTGGGTATCGTCATGAAAATCGCTTTTGTGTATCGATTTAAGCGTTTTTCCCTGTTCTCGTATCTCGCAATGGGCTGGTTATCTTTGGTGGTTATTTACCAGCTAGCTTTGAATCTGGATGTGGGCGGTTTAACACTACTGGCGGCGGGTGGTGTGGTTTATTCACTGGGTGTGATTTTCTACGTAGCGAAGCGCATCCCATATAACCACGCGATTTGGCATGGCTTTGTACTAGCGGGCTGCGCTTGCCACTTCTTGGCGATCTATCTGTACGTAAATCCGATTTAG
- a CDS encoding DUF3157 family protein: MKCIPTSVAIALIAITANAAASQVIELEDGRKVQLNDDFTWQYVQPENTHQATALAVAAPIISSQRGTTLVLESGKPSLQLSDSGVDIVIGTASYQNGKVVLPTAITNQSSLSVINVQLKIELLDSQGKKLAEQETTVWQSIKRLADTYLRPKTAAEGKVIEIEVPKAESYQLIATVSNLETR; this comes from the coding sequence ATGAAATGTATCCCTACTTCAGTGGCAATCGCTTTAATTGCCATCACTGCTAATGCAGCAGCTAGCCAAGTCATCGAACTAGAGGATGGACGTAAAGTTCAGCTCAATGATGATTTTACTTGGCAATATGTTCAGCCTGAAAATACTCATCAAGCAACAGCCCTTGCTGTAGCTGCGCCCATTATCTCTTCACAACGCGGGACAACACTCGTACTTGAAAGCGGCAAACCAAGCCTGCAACTGTCTGACTCTGGTGTGGATATTGTTATTGGTACCGCAAGTTACCAAAATGGTAAGGTCGTTTTACCAACCGCTATCACCAACCAAAGTTCGCTATCGGTGATCAATGTTCAACTCAAGATAGAGCTTTTGGACAGCCAGGGGAAAAAGCTTGCAGAGCAAGAAACGACGGTTTGGCAATCTATAAAACGTCTGGCGGACACCTATCTGCGACCAAAGACAGCCGCAGAAGGCAAAGTGATAGAAATTGAAGTGCCGAAAGCAGAGAGCTATCAGCTTATTGCGACGGTTTCAAACCTAGAAACCCGCTAA
- a CDS encoding TrkH family potassium uptake protein, translated as MLNLRPILFVVGLVLSKLALFMYVPTIVAFITGTGGFLDFAQAVIITHIVAFICLTIGRTSDFRLSVRDMFLITSLVWTVASAFAALPFVFINHISFTDAYFETMSGLTTTGSTVLSGLDDMALSILLWRSILQWLGGVGFIVMAVAVLPMLNVGGMKLFQTESSDWSDKSSPRAKTVAKNIVAVYLVLTLLCIMGYMLTGMGLFDAINHAFTTLSTGGYSTSDSSMNHFSNGAHWIATLFMFLGGLPFLLFVATLRKRSPMVLLKDAQVQGFFLLFIVASLVVAAWLNLNNGYSVLDALRVSMFNIVSVVTTTGYGLDDFTAWGALPTTLFGFIMMVGACSGSTAGGIKIFRFQICFALLKNQMMRLIHPNGVFVQRYNQRPVNEDIVRSVVAFGLTFAITIILIAGCLSAMGLDPVTSISGSITAVANVGPGMGTVIGPTGNFAPLPDAAKWVLSFGMLMGRLEILTILVLFFPAFWRR; from the coding sequence ATGCTGAATTTACGCCCCATTTTGTTTGTCGTTGGGTTAGTTCTCTCAAAACTAGCCCTGTTTATGTATGTGCCAACCATAGTCGCATTCATAACGGGTACAGGCGGATTCCTCGATTTCGCACAAGCCGTCATCATCACACACATTGTGGCTTTCATTTGTTTGACCATAGGCCGGACATCCGATTTTCGTCTCAGTGTGCGAGACATGTTCCTTATCACCAGTTTAGTGTGGACGGTTGCCAGTGCGTTCGCTGCACTGCCTTTTGTCTTCATCAACCACATCAGCTTTACCGATGCCTACTTCGAAACCATGTCTGGCTTAACGACCACAGGTTCAACCGTGTTGAGTGGGCTTGATGATATGGCGCTAAGCATCCTGTTATGGCGTTCGATTTTGCAATGGCTTGGTGGTGTAGGCTTTATCGTAATGGCGGTAGCTGTACTACCAATGCTCAACGTCGGTGGTATGAAACTGTTCCAAACGGAGTCTTCTGACTGGTCTGATAAAAGCAGCCCGCGAGCCAAAACGGTCGCGAAGAACATCGTTGCGGTCTACTTAGTGCTGACCCTGCTGTGCATTATGGGCTACATGCTGACTGGAATGGGCTTATTTGATGCCATTAACCATGCGTTCACCACGCTGTCCACTGGTGGTTACTCAACTTCTGACAGCTCAATGAATCACTTCTCTAATGGTGCTCATTGGATTGCTACTCTGTTTATGTTCCTTGGTGGACTGCCATTCCTGCTGTTTGTGGCTACGTTGAGAAAACGTAGCCCTATGGTGCTGTTGAAGGATGCACAGGTACAAGGGTTCTTCCTGCTGTTCATTGTTGCAAGTCTAGTGGTTGCGGCATGGCTCAATCTTAACAATGGCTACTCAGTACTGGACGCTCTGCGCGTATCCATGTTCAACATTGTTTCCGTGGTCACCACCACAGGGTATGGGCTTGATGACTTCACGGCTTGGGGCGCACTTCCAACCACGCTATTTGGTTTTATTATGATGGTGGGAGCCTGTTCAGGTTCGACGGCGGGTGGTATTAAAATCTTCCGTTTCCAAATCTGCTTCGCCTTACTGAAAAACCAGATGATGAGGCTGATTCACCCAAATGGCGTTTTCGTTCAGCGTTATAACCAACGCCCTGTGAATGAAGATATTGTCCGCTCCGTGGTTGCTTTCGGTCTTACCTTTGCTATCACCATCATTTTAATTGCTGGTTGTTTATCCGCGATGGGACTGGACCCTGTGACCAGTATTTCAGGGTCGATAACCGCAGTTGCAAACGTCGGACCGGGAATGGGTACAGTCATTGGTCCAACGGGTAACTTTGCCCCACTGCCGGATGCGGCAAAATGGGTGTTAAGTTTTGGCATGCTGATGGGGCGTTTAGAGATTTTGACGATACTGGTGTTATTCTTCCCAGCGTTCTGGAGACGCTAA
- the trkA gene encoding Trk system potassium transporter TrkA, which produces MKIIILGAGQVGGTLAENLVGENNDITVVDKNGDRLRELQDKYDLRVVNGHASHPDVLREAGAQDADMLVAVTNTDETNMAACQVAFTLFNTPNRIARIRSPQYLAEKEALFQSGAVPVDHLIAPEELVTSYIERLVQYPGALQVVSFADEKVSLVAVKAYYGGPLVGNALSALREHMPHIDTRVAAIFRQGRPIRPQGTTIIEADDEVFFVAASNHIRSVMSELQRLEKPYRRIMIVGGGNIGSSLAKRLEHTYSVKLIERNYSRAEQLSEELENSIVFCGDAADQELLTEENIDQVDVFIALTNEDETNIMSAMLAKRLGAKKVMVLIQRGAYVDLVQGGVIDVAISPQQATISALLTHVRRADIVNVSSLRRGAAEAIEAIAHGDETTSKVVGRAVGDIKLPPGTTIGAIVRGEEVLIAHDRTVIEQDDHVVMFLVNKKYVPDVEALFQPSPFFL; this is translated from the coding sequence ATGAAAATCATCATTCTTGGTGCAGGGCAAGTTGGCGGAACACTCGCCGAAAACTTAGTGGGCGAAAACAACGATATTACTGTTGTCGATAAAAACGGTGACCGCCTCAGAGAACTGCAAGATAAATATGATTTACGCGTTGTGAATGGCCATGCCAGTCACCCTGACGTACTGAGAGAAGCAGGCGCACAAGATGCAGATATGCTGGTTGCGGTAACCAATACCGATGAAACCAATATGGCAGCCTGCCAAGTCGCTTTTACTCTGTTTAACACCCCGAACCGAATTGCCCGTATTCGTTCACCTCAATATCTTGCTGAAAAAGAAGCGTTGTTCCAGTCAGGCGCGGTACCCGTCGATCACCTAATCGCACCTGAAGAACTGGTGACAAGCTACATCGAACGCTTGGTTCAATACCCGGGCGCTCTACAAGTGGTTAGCTTTGCAGACGAGAAAGTCAGCCTAGTAGCGGTAAAAGCCTATTACGGTGGTCCACTGGTGGGTAATGCGCTATCAGCGCTACGCGAACACATGCCTCACATTGATACCCGCGTTGCAGCTATCTTCCGTCAAGGTCGACCAATCCGCCCTCAAGGCACAACCATCATTGAAGCGGATGACGAAGTGTTCTTCGTCGCAGCAAGTAACCATATTCGCTCTGTCATGAGTGAGTTGCAGCGTTTAGAAAAACCTTATCGCCGAATTATGATTGTTGGTGGCGGCAACATAGGCTCAAGCCTAGCAAAACGTCTTGAACACACTTATAGCGTTAAGCTGATTGAACGTAACTACAGCCGCGCGGAACAACTTTCCGAAGAGCTGGAGAACAGTATCGTTTTCTGTGGCGACGCCGCAGACCAAGAACTGCTCACTGAAGAGAACATCGACCAAGTTGATGTGTTCATTGCCTTAACCAACGAAGATGAAACCAACATCATGTCAGCGATGCTGGCAAAACGCCTTGGTGCGAAAAAGGTAATGGTACTGATCCAGCGTGGCGCATACGTCGATCTGGTTCAGGGTGGTGTAATTGATGTGGCGATTTCTCCGCAGCAAGCGACCATCTCAGCCCTTCTTACTCACGTTCGTCGTGCAGATATTGTTAACGTATCTTCTCTTCGCAGAGGCGCAGCTGAAGCGATTGAAGCCATCGCTCATGGTGATGAAACGACCTCAAAAGTTGTTGGCCGTGCAGTAGGTGATATTAAGCTTCCGCCGGGTACTACCATTGGTGCTATTGTACGTGGCGAAGAAGTTTTAATTGCCCATGACCGTACGGTTATTGAGCAGGATGATCACGTTGTAATGTTCCTTGTGAACAAGAAATACGTGCCGGACGTCGAAGCGTTGTTCCAGCCAAGTCCTTTCTTCTTATAG
- the rsmB gene encoding 16S rRNA (cytosine(967)-C(5))-methyltransferase RsmB, whose protein sequence is MNVRAAAANVLFQVVDKGHSLSHALPAAQKTIRPRDHALLQEICYGALRYLPRLESIANELMENPLKGKKRVFHHLILVGLYQLGFMRIPSHAAVADTVEGTKTLRGENLSGLINAVLRNYLRNQEELDQFAVSHNAGKYGHPNWILKMLQESYPEQWEAIVEANNSKAPMWLRVNRQHHTRDEYQILLDEAEIEYTLHPEAADAIKLTTPCDVTLLPGFEKGWVSVQDAAAQLAIDYLQPKEGELILDCCAAPGGKTAHILEHTEDTEVVALDSDATRLNRVHDNLERLNLKADVICGDARYPQHWWQGGQFDRILLDAPCSATGVIRRHPDIKWLRRANDIDALAELQREILQVMWQQLKPGGTLVYATCSITPQENVLQVKDFLARTADAQLIGSDPEQPGRQILPGEQDMDGFYYAVMVKNA, encoded by the coding sequence ATGAATGTTCGCGCAGCAGCTGCTAACGTCCTTTTCCAAGTGGTCGACAAAGGTCATTCACTTTCTCACGCTCTTCCAGCAGCTCAAAAAACCATTCGCCCGAGAGATCATGCACTATTGCAAGAGATTTGCTACGGCGCTCTACGTTATCTCCCTCGTTTAGAGTCTATTGCCAATGAGCTGATGGAGAACCCTCTCAAGGGTAAAAAGCGCGTTTTTCACCACCTGATTCTGGTCGGGCTTTATCAATTAGGTTTCATGCGCATTCCTTCTCACGCAGCGGTTGCTGATACAGTGGAAGGAACAAAAACTCTGCGTGGTGAAAACCTAAGTGGACTCATTAACGCTGTATTGCGTAATTATCTGCGCAACCAAGAAGAGCTGGACCAATTCGCAGTTAGTCACAACGCGGGTAAATATGGTCACCCAAATTGGATTCTTAAAATGCTGCAAGAGAGCTACCCAGAGCAATGGGAAGCAATCGTAGAAGCGAACAACAGCAAAGCTCCAATGTGGTTGCGTGTGAACCGCCAGCATCATACTCGCGATGAATACCAAATCCTTCTGGACGAGGCGGAGATTGAATACACTCTTCACCCAGAAGCAGCAGATGCGATCAAACTGACTACACCTTGTGATGTCACTTTACTTCCGGGCTTTGAAAAAGGCTGGGTATCGGTACAAGATGCAGCAGCACAATTGGCGATTGATTACCTTCAACCAAAAGAAGGTGAACTGATTCTAGACTGTTGTGCGGCGCCGGGTGGTAAAACTGCGCATATTTTGGAACATACCGAAGATACAGAAGTGGTTGCACTTGATAGCGATGCGACACGACTGAATCGAGTGCACGACAACCTAGAACGTTTAAATCTGAAGGCCGATGTTATTTGTGGTGATGCACGTTATCCGCAACATTGGTGGCAAGGCGGACAATTTGATCGTATTTTGCTCGATGCTCCATGTTCTGCGACAGGTGTCATTCGTCGTCATCCGGACATCAAATGGTTACGCCGCGCGAATGATATTGATGCATTAGCCGAGCTACAACGTGAAATATTGCAGGTAATGTGGCAACAATTGAAGCCTGGTGGTACGTTAGTTTACGCAACATGCTCAATTACCCCTCAGGAAAACGTCCTGCAGGTTAAAGACTTTTTAGCGCGTACAGCTGACGCGCAACTGATTGGTTCAGATCCAGAGCAACCAGGTCGTCAAATCCTTCCTGGTGAGCAAGATATGGATGGCTTCTACTACGCTGTTATGGTTAAAAACGCGTAA
- the fmt gene encoding methionyl-tRNA formyltransferase has protein sequence MSQSLRIVFAGTPDFAARHLAALLSSEHEVIAVYTQPDRPAGRGKKLTASPVKTLALEHDIPVYQPENFKSDEAKQELADLNADLMVVVAYGLLLPQAVLDTPKLGCINVHGSILPRWRGAAPIQRSIWAGDAETGVTIMQMDIGLDTGDMLKIATLPIEATDTSASMYEKLADLGPQALVECLVDIANGNAKAEKQDDELANYAKKLSKEEARINWSDDAAHIERCVRAFNPWPMSHFEVAENSIKVWQSRVVDQSSNQPAGTIIQADKTGIYVATGKGVLVLEQLQVPGKKALPVQDILNARASWFEVGTQLS, from the coding sequence TTGAGCCAATCATTACGTATTGTCTTTGCAGGTACTCCGGATTTCGCCGCCCGTCACTTGGCGGCGTTGTTGTCTTCGGAGCACGAAGTTATTGCAGTTTATACTCAGCCGGACCGTCCTGCGGGCCGAGGTAAAAAACTGACTGCCAGCCCAGTAAAAACTCTAGCGCTTGAGCATGATATTCCTGTTTATCAACCTGAGAACTTTAAATCAGATGAAGCCAAACAAGAGTTGGCTGATCTAAATGCTGATTTAATGGTCGTGGTTGCTTACGGCCTACTATTACCGCAAGCGGTTTTAGATACACCAAAACTGGGTTGTATTAATGTGCATGGTTCAATCCTGCCACGCTGGCGTGGTGCCGCACCGATTCAGCGTTCTATCTGGGCGGGTGATGCAGAAACAGGTGTAACCATCATGCAAATGGACATCGGTTTAGATACAGGCGATATGCTGAAAATTGCTACGCTGCCAATCGAAGCAACGGATACCAGCGCGTCCATGTACGAGAAACTTGCAGATCTAGGCCCACAAGCGTTGGTTGAATGTTTAGTCGATATTGCGAACGGCAATGCGAAAGCTGAAAAACAAGACGATGAGCTTGCCAATTACGCCAAGAAACTGAGCAAAGAAGAAGCTCGTATCAACTGGAGTGATGATGCAGCACACATCGAACGATGCGTTCGTGCATTTAATCCATGGCCAATGAGTCACTTTGAGGTTGCAGAAAACAGCATCAAAGTTTGGCAAAGCCGTGTTGTGGATCAAAGCTCAAACCAACCAGCTGGTACCATAATACAAGCCGACAAAACTGGTATTTATGTGGCAACAGGTAAGGGTGTATTGGTGCTAGAACAGCTTCAAGTTCCGGGCAAAAAAGCGTTGCCTGTGCAAGACATCCTAAATGCACGTGCAAGCTGGTTTGAAGTTGGCACACAACTGAGCTAA
- the def gene encoding peptide deformylase — MSVLQVLTFPDDRLRTVAKPVEKVTPEIQTIVDNMIETMYDEEGIGLAATQVDIHQRIVVIDISDSRDQPMVLINPEIIEKRGEDGIEEGCLSVPGARALVPRAAEVTVKALNRDGEEYTFEADDLLAICVQHELDHLEGKLFVDYLSPLKRKRIKEKLEKIKRFNDKNQ; from the coding sequence ATGTCTGTATTACAAGTATTAACATTCCCAGATGACCGTCTTCGCACCGTTGCCAAGCCGGTTGAAAAAGTCACACCAGAGATCCAAACCATCGTAGATAACATGATTGAAACCATGTACGACGAAGAAGGTATTGGTTTAGCTGCGACGCAAGTCGACATTCACCAACGCATCGTGGTGATTGATATTTCTGACAGCCGTGATCAGCCAATGGTATTGATTAACCCAGAAATTATTGAGAAGCGCGGCGAAGATGGTATTGAAGAGGGCTGTTTATCTGTCCCTGGTGCTCGTGCTCTTGTGCCACGTGCTGCTGAAGTCACCGTTAAAGCTCTTAACCGTGATGGTGAAGAATATACTTTTGAAGCAGATGACCTTCTGGCGATTTGTGTACAACACGAATTAGACCACTTAGAAGGCAAACTATTTGTTGATTATCTTTCACCGCTAAAACGTAAGCGCATCAAAGAGAAGCTAGAGAAAATCAAACGCTTCAACGATAAGAATCAATAA
- a CDS encoding LysM peptidoglycan-binding domain-containing protein, whose product MTRLKGYFLLVFIALNSFSLKAFAQQPTQLTLKQGAPTTYTVVKGDTLWDISAMYLNNPWLWPQLWDINSDIENPHLIYPGDQLYLVWNNGKPQLKFKPKVTLSPKVRKVKKQPVPIVEQGLVMPYLQSDRLINKEVLATSSKVIGDSEGHQYITQQDVLYFTGHHTQAQWGVYRPASEFEREKEVLVALRLIATGELVRSDETISTLRIKEQSQEVVQNDIVLPLVNIESLKLTTTFFPHPAPESANARILGALEGSQYYAQGQVVVLNQGGEDGLKQGCMFEVYNTGSHVFGLKGQFSYEKKWFDKGMPLPSKKVGELMVIRPYDKFSLALITRSQTAFNQDVMALSPLAANAVLPQSADKDD is encoded by the coding sequence ATGACTCGATTGAAAGGTTATTTTCTCCTAGTGTTCATTGCGCTAAATAGCTTTTCTTTAAAGGCTTTCGCCCAACAACCTACCCAATTGACGCTTAAGCAAGGCGCGCCGACGACTTACACAGTCGTGAAAGGAGATACCTTGTGGGATATATCGGCCATGTACTTAAACAACCCTTGGCTGTGGCCGCAGTTGTGGGACATCAACTCTGATATTGAAAACCCACATTTAATTTATCCCGGTGATCAGCTCTATTTAGTCTGGAACAACGGTAAGCCTCAGCTGAAGTTCAAACCTAAAGTCACCCTAAGCCCTAAAGTTCGTAAAGTGAAAAAGCAACCGGTGCCGATTGTGGAACAAGGTTTAGTGATGCCTTATTTGCAGTCTGACCGATTGATAAACAAAGAGGTTTTGGCGACCAGCAGTAAAGTAATAGGGGATAGTGAAGGACATCAGTACATCACCCAACAAGATGTGCTCTATTTTACAGGGCATCATACTCAGGCTCAGTGGGGTGTTTATCGTCCAGCCAGTGAATTTGAGCGAGAGAAGGAAGTATTAGTGGCACTGCGCCTAATCGCGACGGGCGAACTTGTCCGATCCGACGAAACGATTTCAACATTGCGTATTAAAGAGCAATCTCAAGAAGTCGTGCAAAACGATATCGTTTTACCCCTAGTCAATATCGAAAGTTTGAAACTGACCACCACATTTTTTCCCCATCCTGCTCCGGAAAGTGCCAATGCCCGTATATTGGGAGCGCTAGAAGGCAGTCAATATTATGCTCAAGGGCAGGTTGTTGTTTTGAACCAAGGTGGTGAAGATGGCTTAAAACAAGGCTGTATGTTCGAAGTTTATAACACCGGTAGCCATGTTTTTGGTTTGAAAGGTCAGTTTAGCTATGAAAAGAAATGGTTTGATAAAGGGATGCCACTGCCAAGTAAGAAAGTCGGCGAGTTGATGGTCATCCGTCCTTATGACAAATTCAGCTTAGCGTTAATTACCCGCAGTCAAACGGCATTCAATCAAGATGTTATGGCCTTGTCTCCGCTCGCGGCTAATGCCGTTCTACCTCAATCTGCTGATAAAGACGATTAA
- the dprA gene encoding DNA-processing protein DprA yields MNERDLSAWLALSFTPKLSKKSVKQLLSRDSLSNIFSYSASQWQSVGLASDQIHYLMHDAQREVEESLEWLKAQAGRHIITPLCDSYPALLQQISSKPDVLFVEGQLETLNQPQIAIVGSRNASIDSQKIAHQFAGQLVEQELVITSGLALGVDGYAHDGALKAGGKTIAVLGSGLASIYPSRHKNLAARIIENGALVSEFRPNAKPRPTHFPRRNRIISGLSMGVLVVEAAEKSGSLITARYATEQNREVFVVPGSILNPNCVGSNRLIQQGACLVQNVQHIVNELESMLDFNRLQPQQCQHTLFLPLNSEDELPFPELLANVGEEAIPVDILASRTHIPVQEVMMQLLELELSGHVVAVSGGYIRKGRG; encoded by the coding sequence ATGAATGAAAGGGATTTATCAGCATGGTTGGCGCTAAGTTTTACGCCAAAATTGAGCAAAAAGTCTGTTAAACAGTTATTGAGCCGAGATTCCCTCTCCAACATTTTTAGCTATTCAGCCAGCCAGTGGCAGTCGGTAGGGTTGGCTTCTGATCAGATTCACTATTTGATGCATGATGCTCAGCGAGAGGTGGAAGAATCTCTCGAGTGGTTAAAGGCACAAGCCGGAAGGCATATCATCACGCCATTGTGTGATTCGTATCCTGCTCTTCTGCAACAAATCTCCTCAAAACCAGATGTTCTGTTTGTTGAAGGACAACTGGAAACATTGAATCAACCACAAATCGCTATTGTTGGTAGTCGTAACGCCAGTATTGATAGTCAGAAGATTGCCCATCAGTTTGCAGGGCAGTTAGTGGAACAAGAGTTGGTGATCACCAGTGGTTTAGCCTTGGGAGTTGATGGCTACGCGCATGATGGCGCTTTGAAAGCTGGTGGCAAAACGATCGCTGTTTTAGGTTCTGGGCTAGCGTCTATCTATCCTTCGAGACATAAAAATCTCGCGGCTCGTATTATAGAAAACGGTGCTTTAGTTTCAGAGTTTCGTCCTAACGCGAAACCTCGCCCAACCCATTTTCCTCGGCGCAACCGAATTATCAGTGGTTTATCTATGGGGGTTCTGGTTGTTGAGGCGGCGGAAAAAAGCGGATCTTTGATTACCGCTCGCTATGCAACAGAACAAAACCGAGAGGTTTTTGTGGTACCGGGATCTATTCTTAATCCCAATTGTGTGGGCAGTAATCGCTTAATTCAGCAGGGCGCATGCTTAGTTCAGAATGTACAACACATTGTTAATGAACTTGAATCTATGCTGGATTTCAATCGCTTACAGCCTCAGCAATGTCAGCATACACTTTTTTTACCCTTAAATAGCGAAGATGAATTGCCATTTCCCGAGCTGTTAGCTAACGTAGGAGAAGAAGCTATACCAGTTGATATTCTTGCAAGCAGGACCCATATACCTGTCCAAGAAGTCATGATGCAGCTCTTAGAGCTTGAGCTTTCAGGGCATGTTGTTGCAGTTTCCGGTGGCTATATTCGTAAGGGGAGGGGCTAG
- a CDS encoding DUF494 family protein: MMMDILMYLFETYIHSDAELQVDQDELEDELLRAGFHQKDIYKALNWLEELAALQQTDAQSAISTSAATSMRIFTAQEMERLDLESRGFILFLEQIKVLTPETREMVIDRVMGLETNELELDDLKWIILMVLFNVPGNENAYTLMEELLYSKEQGILH; this comes from the coding sequence ATGATGATGGATATTCTGATGTATCTGTTTGAAACTTATATCCATAGCGATGCAGAGTTGCAAGTGGATCAAGACGAGCTTGAAGATGAATTGCTTCGAGCAGGGTTTCACCAAAAAGATATCTACAAAGCCCTAAACTGGTTAGAAGAGCTAGCAGCATTGCAACAAACGGATGCACAGTCAGCGATTTCAACCAGTGCGGCGACATCTATGCGTATTTTTACAGCGCAAGAGATGGAGCGTCTAGACCTAGAATCTCGTGGTTTCATCCTATTTTTAGAGCAAATTAAGGTATTAACACCTGAAACTCGCGAAATGGTGATCGATCGAGTGATGGGGCTAGAGACCAATGAATTAGAGTTGGATGACCTGAAGTGGATCATTCTAATGGTGCTGTTCAATGTTCCCGGGAATGAGAACGCTTATACGCTTATGGAAGAGCTCTTGTACAGCAAAGAGCAAGGTATTCTTCATTAA